In one Silene latifolia isolate original U9 population chromosome 10, ASM4854445v1, whole genome shotgun sequence genomic region, the following are encoded:
- the LOC141604827 gene encoding putative disease resistance protein RGA3: MAEAAAISLATDAAKAMGQLLMDRTIDEMKLMWGLKDELEKLKSKFSNLQLFLKDIGSAKHADKRGQVNDWVLKVKDAVYVADDIMDDYDYEIIRREREQKKQFRGFFSRNNNPIVFRIRMSHRVRDALAMFDELDKNAQNMGLKQVEITKDGITGMSSNNEEGSDRLSQARQHAAANPNEFVGRKDEMKKLLEIMCSPSNEEAHISTVAILGLGGLGKTTFARCIYDSRDIDAHFEKKLWISVSDNFNIPRILNEMLEYVTSKKGDLSNIDAIINKLQEKLKNKKYLLVLDDVWCKDQELWSSLKNALQRIGGLPGCLILITTRLIEVTTRSRAVYTHLLRELSEEEGWALLKQRVSVGGTSPNFSILEEIGKKIVEKCKGVPLAIKAIGGILQSKQLPHEWELIEKSEIWDLPQNDENQILPSLRLTFDHLPSPSLKQCFAYCAAFCPRGYTMEKDELVAIWLAQGFLHGSEIKNLTMEEIGEKYLMVLLNYSLLDEVKGKEPGYKMHDLVYDLAVDVSGKDLLLWKPKDNQKIDRCRHLVMSNKKDVEALSNIPITKTLIKLRTISYGLPHNVLIHAKYLRTLSVDACDIKELPSSIGLLKHLRFLSVSYNPIQTLPDSIGKLYLLETLRLLGCYDMEVLPAILYRLTNLIHIPTTTLMLASRGLVELTNLHTLPCLALGDDEDGWSIDELGGLHKLMGEIHISGLERVKTKENARKADLAGKAKVSNITLAWASRRDEISGGSNDEDVLDGLQPHPNITSLELKNFFGLTLPSWMLRMAVVSEGGSSPSLLKNLTSLKLVNCRRCRVLPTLGHLPCLKYLFLSELKVEIIGSDFYVVPLSENSNKVNRVSFPSLTELEISEFDSLKTWVLPSTGEETIVFPLLDVIKLTNCPELENFPALDYFQSLKTLQLYKVGVQSLEITKQNPSSMLSPEVNLKLETLKIDNCEKLVSIPRELQFDAPLKTMIVKSCPALTSVSNLFTGRGEKRASLATFTIEGRTPDFSNSSVNHVSFPSLIELQITGCKALKTCVLPPSADATNVFPRLEVLQVVNCPELETLPTLNSQSLKKVEIKNLGIRSFSIASPTANMKLEILEISDCEKLVSLPSELQFAASLKTMKVTGCPALTSFPNDLFQGLVSLSELSIYRCEKLVSLPSSLQFAASLKTMKVTDCPALTSFPNDLFQGLVSLSELSIYRCQQLVSLPSELQFVASLKTVEVTNCPALTSLPNDLFNGLTSLSQLTIERCEALSNIPTSLEKCVSLAKLTILDCHALTSLPNELFNGLASLSDLRIDSCKALSNIPTSLEECVSLATLAIEDCPSINGPTPDFSKLKGLQQLHKRGNPIELMISMLKAIEHLPELTTLRTGGFSDEEEQELYFSDVSPILQNQSLRELYLYGSPNIKSLPEQLQLLTQIKSLWIWDFDDVEELPEWVGRLSSLEELELALCEKLKEIPSKEVFLQMTRLRKLRILCCPILGESCVKDVGSDWTKISHIPSIYMDGYDGKKFAFVRLTLLVLFLSWECQ; the protein is encoded by the exons ATGGCTGAAGCGGCGGCGATCAGCTTGGCCACTGATGCTGCTAAGGCCATGGGTCAGCTGTTAATGGATCGAACCATAGACGAGATGAAGCTGATGTGGGGTCTCAAAGATGAGCTTGAAAAGCTTAAGAGCAAATTCTCGAACCTGCAGCTGTTTCTCAAGGACATAGGGAGTGCAAAGCATGCTGACAAGAGAGGTCAGGTCAACGATTGGGTTCTGAAAGTCAAGGATGCGGTTTATGTTGCAGATGATATCATGGATGATTACGACTATGAAATCATCCGAAGGGAACGCGAGCAGAAAAAGCAATTCCGAGGCTTTTTCAGTCGTAACAACAATCCCATCGTATTTCGCATTAGGATGTCTCATAGGGTTAGGGATGCCCTAGCCATGTTTGATGAACTCGACAAGAATGCCCAAAACATGGGTCTCAAACAGGTGGAAATCACAAAAGATGGGATTACAGGGATGTCTTCAAACAATGAGGAAGGTAGCGACAGATTGAGTCAAGCTCGACAACATGCAGCTGCTAATCCTAATGAATTTGTGGGAAGGAAGGATGAGATGAAGAAATTGCTAGAGATTATGTGCAGCCCAAGTAATGAGGAAGCTCACATTTCTACGGTTGCCATCCTCGGACTTGGAG GTCTTGGCAAGACAACCTTTGCAAGATGCATATATGACAGTAGGGATATTGATGCTCATTTTGAGAAAAAGCTTTGGATAAGTGTGTCTGATAATTTCAACATCCCGAGAATCCTGAATGAGATGCTTGAATATGTTACATCAAAGAAAGGAGACTTGTCCAACATAGATGCAATCATAAACAAACTTCAAGAAAAATTGAAGAATAAAAAGTATTTGCTTGTCCTTGATGATGTATGGTGCAAAGATCAAGAGTTGTGGAGTTCCCTGAAAAATGCATTGCAGAGGATCGGGGGACTTCCAGGATGTCTGATTTTAATCACCACTCGTCTCATAGAAGTCACAACGAGATCTCGAGCTGTATACACACACTTGTTGAGAGAACTATCAGAAGAGGAAGGTTGGGCTCTTTTAAAGCAGAGAGTGTCGGTAGGTGGGACTTctccaaatttttcaattttagagGAAATTGGGAAAAAGATTGTTGAGAAGTGTAAAGGTGTCCCTTTAGCCATAAAAGCAATCGGAGGTATACTTCAATCGAAGCAGCTTCCACATGAATGGGAATTAATAGAAAAAAGTGAGATATGGGATTTGCCACAAAATGATGAAAACCAGATCCTCCCATCACTAAGGTTAACCTTCGACCATTTGCCTTCTCCCTCTCTAAAGCAATGCTTTGCTTACTGTGCTGCTTTCTGTCCTAGAGGTTACACGATGGAAAAGGATGAGTTGGTGGCTATCTGGTTGGCTCAGGGTTTCCTTCATGGATCTGAAATAAAAAACTTGACAATGGAGGAAATTGGCGAGAAGTATCTAATGGTTTTGCTGAATTATTCATTGCTAGATGAAGTAAAGGGTAAAGAACCGGGATATAAGATGCACGATTTAGTTTACGATCTTGCTGTGGATGTTTCCGGGAAAGATTTGTTGTTGTGGAAACCAAAAGATAATCAGAAAATTGACAGGTGTCGCCATTTAGTTATGAGTAATAAGAAAGATGTTGAAGCTCTATCCAACATTCCTATAACAAAGACACTAATAAAGCTGAGAACAATTTCTTATGGACTGCCACACAATGTGTTAATCCATGCAAAGTACCTGCGTACTCTATCAgtcgatgcatgtgacataaaagaGCTACCTTCTTCTATTGGTTTGCTTAAACATCTTAGATTCCTCAGTGTTTCATATAATCCAATTCAAACATTGCCAGACTCAATCGGGAAACTCTACCTGCTAGAAACCCTCAGACTTCTTGGCTGTTATGATATGGAGGTCCTCCCAGCAATATTGTATAGGTTGACCAACTTAATTCACATCCCAACAACTACTCTCATGCTCGCATCTCGAGGATTAGTAGAGTTAACTAACCTCCACACCTTACCTTGTCTTGCTTTGGGTGATGATGAAGATGGATGGTCTATTGACGAACTCGGGGGTCTGCATAAGCTTATGGGCGAGATCCATATCTCTGGTCTAGAACGTGTGAAAACTAAGGAGAATGCAAGGAAAGCTGACCTTGCTGGAAAAGCTAAGGTTTCAAATATAACCCTAGCTTGGGCCTCGCGAAGAGATGAAATTAGCGGTGGGAGCAATGATGAAGATGTTCTGGATGGCCTTCAACCTCACCCAAACATAACATCTCTGGAATTAAAAAACTTCTTTGGTCTGACGTTACCTTCTTGGATGCTGAGGATGGCAGTTGTGTCCGAGGGTGGAAGTTCCCCCTCGCTGCTTAAAAATCTCACATCTTTGAAGCTAGTGAATTGCAGAAGATGTCGGGTGCTCCCTACACTAGGACATCTACCTTGTCTGAAATATCTGTTTTTGAGTGAACTCAAAGTGGAAATCATAGGTAGCGATTTCTACGTTGTTCCTCTGAGCGAGAACAGTAACAAGGTTAATCGTGTGTCATTCCCATCACTGACAGAGCTTGAGATATCCGAATTCGATTCACTGAAGACATGGGTCTTGCCCTCCACAGGAGAAGAGACGATTGTATTTCCTCTTCTTGATGTTATTAAACTTACAAATTGTCCTGAGCTAGAAAATTTTCCCGCCTTGGATTATTTCCAATCCCTTAAAACACTACAACTTTATAAAGTTGGCGTCCAATCGTTGGAGATTACGAAACAAAATCCCTCGTCTATGTTGTCACCTGAAGTGAACTTGAAGCTTGAGACACTGAAGATAGATAACTGTGAGAAGCTTGTGTCTATACCCAGGGAGCTGCAGTTCGATGCACCTCTCAAGACAATGATTGTGAAAAGTTGCCCTGCCCTTACTTCCGTGAGCAACCTCTTTACTGGTAGAGGTGAAAAACGCGCGTCTTTAGCAACGTTCACGATAGAGGGTCGAACACCAGATTTCAGCAATAGCAGTGTCAATCATGTATCATTTCCATCTCTGATAGAGCTTCAGATTACTGGTTGCAAAGCGTTGAAGACATGTGTCCTGCCACCCTCAGCAGATGCAACAAATGTTTTTCCTCGTCTTGAGGTTCTTCAAGTTGTAAATTGTCCTGAGCTGGAAACATTGCCTACATTGAATTCCCAATCCCTCAAGAAAGTAGAGATAAAGAATCTTGGCATCCGATCCTTTTCAATAGCGTCACCAACTGCGAACATgaaacttgagattcttgagatAAGTGACTGTGAGAAGCTTGTGTCTTTACCCAGTGAGCTGCAGTTCGCTGCATCTCTCAAGACAATGAAAGTGACTGGTTGTCCTGCTCTTACTTCTTTTCCAAATGATCTTTTCCAGGGACTCGTTTCTCTGAGCGAGCTCTCTATTTACAGATGTGAAAAGCTTGTGTCTTTGCCCAGTTCGCTGCAGTTCGCTGCATCTCTCAAGACAATGAAAGTGACTGATTGTCCTGCTCTTACTTCTTTTCCAAATGATCTTTTCCAGGGACTCGTTTCTCTGAGCGAGCTCTCTATTTACAGATGTCAACAGCTTGTGTCTTTACCCAGTGAGCTGCAGTTCGTTGCATCTCTCAAGACAGTAGAAGTCACTAACTGTCCTGCTCTTACGTCTCTTCCAAATGATCTTTTCAACGGACTCACTTCCCTAAGCCAGCTCACCATTGAGAGATGTGAAGCACTAAGTAATATCCCTACCAGCTTGGAAAAATGCGTGTCTTTGGCGAAGCTCACAATACTTGACTGTCATGCTCTTACTTCTCTTCCAAATGAACTTTTCAACGGACTCGCTTCCCTAAGCGACCTCCGTATTGATAGTTGTAAAGCACTAAGTAATATCCCTACCAGCTTGGAAGAATGCGTGTCTTTGGCGACGCTCGCGATAGAGGACTGTCCATCTATAAATGGTCCAACGCCAGATTTCAGCAAGTTGAAGGGTCTACAACAGCTACATAAAAGGGGAAATCCCATAGAGTTGATGATTTCCATGTTGAAGGCGATTGAACATCTTCCTGAACTAACGACTTTGAGAACCGGTGGATTCAGTGATGAAGAGGAACAAGAATTATACTTCTCTGATGTGTCTCCCATTCTACAAAATCAATCTCTCCGTGAATTATATTTGTATGGAAGCCCAAATATCAAGTCTCTACCTGAACAACTTCAACTTCTCACTCAGATTAAATCTTTGTGGATATGGGACTTTGATGACGTGGAAGAACTACCAGAATGGGTGGGTCGTCTTTCATCTCTTGAGGAATTAGAGTTGGCACTTTGCGAGAAATTGAAAGAGATACCATCAAAGGAGGTTTTCTTACAGATGACACGATTAAGGAAACTGCGTATTCTGTGTTGTCCAATCCTTGGTGAAAGTTGTGTCAAAGATGTTGGCTCTGATTGGACCAAGATCTCGCATATCCCCTCTATTTATATGGATG